The genome window cccttcttatcaacagttctgttacttgagacatcaaattgaagggagaTTGCATCTATATTTGCAGTCTGTCctaactcaaactgatgtgtcttctgacactgaatgacaaaacaatgaaattcaaggaccttctgctcatagctttcagacaacttttgggcaagtctggtgcatgtatacatgcttagtccattttgTTTTATGAACCTGAAGCaacaattgtgtcctcctttgaaattagTAAcatctttttcatcagcaattcttgcctcatactgaaccatctttgtggacacaggaattccaattgacCTTTGCCCTTCACTCCATATtttcaattctctctctaaatcaggacattttgctgacttgcttcTCATGGCCTTCTGCTGtcgtggcattttcagtagggtttcttcttcctgtagccagtctcagattgactTCTCAGTTGGAGGACTAAACCtacattcagcagcacaatttttattcacttttgcaaactggaccACTTTTAACTGACTTCAGCACTgtacgaaaatcttttctgagtcatttctgggcagaatgtgacaaaacgtaacctaccataataCTGGTAACAAGAGGGAAACAATGAGCACAAGGACAACAAGAGCagaaaaacaggaaatgcaagtaaaaaaaaatctacaaccactgtataagatgcacccagtttttagaccccaaatttttcaaaaatggtgcatcttacatatggagaaatacagtattttgttGATGCAATTtgatttatagaaatattttattgctataaTTCCTAGTCAAAGACCACATCCAAGTCctagaacaaaaaaactaaaaatagtaagaaatattTCAGATGCTAAATCAGAATTTATAAGCAAAGTATACTGGGACTATACACAAGGCAGTTACACATGCTACAATACAGAATTGATTATGATTTTAGGAAACAAGATAGACAAGATCCTTTATTATATTGCTTATATTCTATTGGAGCAGACAGATAAttcaaaacaaatgaagaaatcaGATGTGGGAAAGAGTTATCTTAAGATATAGATAATGTTAAAATTTCATAATGCTAAGTTTTAATATACACATGTAAATCCAGATGTTTAACAAggttatgcatttttttcttataataaaactTGCTACCAAATTTATGTCTACACactattttatcattttccacaagattataataaaaacatatcttaaatacatttttataattattacatAGTCATCATAGATAACAATTCTCACATATGCAAAAAAGGTAAACTTATGTGCCATAAGTTCCTACTATTCTTATATGAAGCATATTTTTAAGATAGGGAAGATTTGAACCTTCTTGTCTGAAGTTCAAAAGGAATTTTTAGGTTGCAAGATGAAAATGATAATTGGCAATTCAGAGGCCCAAAGTTTATTTAGCAGTAAACTAACCATTAATATAGTTAGTTTCCAATTTCAAAATAGTCCTTCTGAATTCAAAAACTCTAAGAAATTACTTTCCTAACTGTATATGAGCCCATCGCAACATTAAAAGTGTAATGACCATTTTGCTTTCACCTCATCCCtgtagaatttgattttttttcttaagcttccAGCAACTTGTATTAAATCTAATAATCTTTAGCACAGTTCATTgtacatgtatataaaatatattttaaatatgcttaCCACTCTTTAACTTCATTATATGCATCTTTTCTTAACCAGAGTTCTAATTGTTGTTATTAACCCTGAGTAAATATTTATGATGGAACAATATCTATCACAAACATCCATCCTCAATGTGTGATTTAGAATTCAATATCCTTACCACCCAAAAGATTGAGGTTCAAacacaaaaaatttaaacacagtGTGGTATGTGTGTTATAATGGTACTGATTACAATAGAAAATAGTAACGATTTCCTGAGATGAAACATCAGtccttaaaaatgcaaaaataaaggtCATAAATTCTTCAGTTGCAAGATGATAACAACaaatatgtatgtaaaataaTCATGGTTCCACAATTCTGAATAATTTCTTACACTACTTTGTAATATTAGATTACTTGACCTCCAAAAAATACTTTgtaatcttatcttttttttttcagaaacatgcaaatatacatttttttgatAAGCTTAGGTCAAAGTTTTTCTAGATATAACTTACCCAATtctatacacatttaaaaaagtagTAGGAAGCACAAAATTGTTACAGACTCCATCTTCTGTTTTTTGCCAAAAGACACATGGTGCCcacttatttcctttctttcaccAGCACCTCAGCTGCCACAGAAATGACAGAAAGGCTTGTCGGAGCTTCTTGTTCCCCCAAATCAGGATAAATGAGTGGCTTGAAGCATACAAGACTGCAAGAACCTGGCAGAGCATGAAAACTGGCTTATTTTTCAGGGTATTAGAACTCCAAGTTGTGATTATTTGAGCCAGGAAGTAAACTACAGATAGCAAGAGAAAGGAAGCCACAGATTGCATTGCTCTTACATGGACCTCGGTGCTGGGATCTTGAGATCCTTTGCCACCGAGCTGCATCTTCCTGAGATGTTTCCACAGGGAAAAGATTAAGAGCAGAAAAATTGTCATGGATATAATAAAGGGTATAAAGTTTGCAAGTATGAAAACAGTCATAATTGAAAAGTGTACAATGTCCTTGCAGTTGGTCTCCCAAGTAAAGTTTCCTTTACATTTATCCATCTGCAATTTTCCTTCTATGCCTATTGTGGCAACCTGACAAACCAAGAACACCAAAGTACCTAAGAGTATCATGAGAACCACTCTTTCAGCTTTCCATTTTAGGTGACGGAAAAGAAGGCTGGAGAAATTGGCTATCTTCAGCAAATAAAATATGCTTAGGCTAGTAGCAAGCCAGACAGTGAAATGATTGCATACTGCCCAGGCAATATAAGCAATAGTTCTTACTTCTGACCTATTTAAAACTGGATTAAACAAAATTACATACCAACTTAATCCCATTAACCAGAGCAAACCAATTCTGGAGATAGCCAGAGCAGTGAGGATTCGATCAGCACAGGAGATCTTCTGTCTTTTGAGCCAGGCAATGCAGTTCACTAGTGCTATGAATCCATTGGCAAAATTTCCTAGTATAAATTCTGGTATtattagaatgaaaaaaatgctcaataatgAATTTATCATGTCTAGGGGAAAAAAAGCCAATTCTAACTAATATCACTGATGGTAATTTCTTTAGGAT of Saccopteryx bilineata isolate mSacBil1 chromosome 1, mSacBil1_pri_phased_curated, whole genome shotgun sequence contains these proteins:
- the LOC136320042 gene encoding taste receptor type 2 member 46-like; the protein is MINSLLSIFFILIIPEFILGNFANGFIALVNCIAWLKRQKISCADRILTALAISRIGLLWLMGLSWYVILFNPVLNRSEVRTIAYIAWAVCNHFTVWLATSLSIFYLLKIANFSSLLFRHLKWKAERVVLMILLGTLVFLVCQVATIGIEGKLQMDKCKGNFTWETNCKDIVHFSIMTVFILANFIPFIISMTIFLLLIFSLWKHLRKMQLGGKGSQDPSTEVHVRAMQSVASFLLLSVVYFLAQIITTWSSNTLKNKPVFMLCQVLAVLYASSHSFILIWGNKKLRQAFLSFLWQLRCW